In the genome of Desulfuromonas acetexigens, one region contains:
- a CDS encoding lytic transglycosylase translates to MKFVLLFLFLVMLAGCLPGTQNPQTALPPPATEESAAAKSELIQPPRKVPGRPNYSVLAEPRPSRPQEPSPDEVGDVLEHLHLADDAPPRAGHEGLTLLKDELIFDFPLVDNEQVRSYIDYYTGEGREVFARLLHRAERYIPFMRRIFQEEGLPQDLTYLALVESGFNPHAYSHAHAAGPWQFIQSTAEIYGLNNDEWRDERRDFEKSTRAAARFLSELYDRFDGDWYLAVAAYNAGGGRISRAMDENGAEDFWELCDNSSLRDETRNYVPKLLAVLTIVRDPAAYGFTDLPAAEPFTYDVVRLPEATDLELAAQLCEISTEELRALNPELKRWCTPPHAKDYELRIPAGSKSRFEKLYAQIPSDRRANYHRHQVAKGDTLSTIARRYNLRQGDLIALNKLKNPRILPLGSVLLLPLHPGMPGTAEAQRKSTPTASKTYKIRKGDTLWAISRRFGTGEKELRAWNGLTAKSTLRPGQILKVAKVKAAGKKTAAVKGERKIVYRVKSGDTLSAIGRKFAVSAERIQSWNRLAKNHILRPGDKLTLLVRDGNRS, encoded by the coding sequence ATGAAATTTGTCCTGCTGTTTTTGTTCCTTGTGATGTTGGCCGGCTGTCTGCCGGGGACGCAAAATCCGCAAACGGCCTTACCCCCCCCGGCGACGGAGGAGTCCGCCGCCGCCAAGAGCGAGCTGATTCAGCCGCCGCGCAAGGTGCCCGGACGCCCCAATTATTCGGTCCTGGCCGAACCTCGCCCTTCCCGACCGCAGGAACCTTCTCCCGATGAGGTTGGGGATGTCCTCGAACATCTGCATCTGGCCGACGACGCTCCCCCCCGGGCGGGGCACGAAGGGCTGACCCTGCTCAAGGATGAACTGATTTTCGATTTTCCCCTGGTCGATAACGAGCAGGTGCGTTCCTATATCGACTATTACACCGGGGAAGGGCGGGAGGTCTTCGCCCGTCTCTTGCACCGGGCCGAACGCTACATCCCCTTCATGCGCCGAATTTTCCAAGAGGAAGGCCTGCCCCAGGATCTGACCTATCTCGCCCTGGTCGAGTCGGGATTCAATCCCCACGCCTACAGCCATGCCCATGCCGCCGGTCCCTGGCAGTTCATTCAAAGCACCGCCGAGATTTACGGTCTGAACAATGACGAATGGCGGGATGAACGGCGCGATTTCGAGAAATCGACCCGGGCCGCGGCCCGTTTTCTCAGTGAGCTTTACGACCGTTTCGACGGCGACTGGTATCTGGCCGTGGCCGCCTATAACGCCGGCGGCGGTCGGATTTCCCGGGCCATGGACGAAAACGGTGCCGAGGATTTCTGGGAACTCTGCGACAACTCTTCCCTGCGGGACGAAACGAGAAACTATGTTCCCAAGTTGTTGGCGGTGTTGACTATCGTCCGCGATCCCGCCGCCTACGGTTTCACCGATCTTCCTGCAGCCGAGCCTTTCACCTATGACGTCGTGCGTCTTCCCGAAGCGACCGATCTCGAGCTGGCGGCGCAACTCTGCGAGATTTCTACCGAGGAACTGCGGGCGTTAAACCCGGAACTCAAGCGTTGGTGTACGCCGCCCCATGCGAAGGATTACGAGTTGCGCATCCCTGCCGGGAGCAAATCCCGCTTCGAGAAACTCTATGCCCAGATTCCATCCGATCGCCGGGCCAATTATCACCGCCACCAGGTTGCCAAGGGGGATACGCTTTCCACCATCGCCCGTCGCTACAATTTGCGGCAAGGTGATCTGATCGCCCTCAATAAGCTGAAAAATCCCCGAATCCTCCCCCTGGGATCGGTTCTTCTTCTGCCGCTGCATCCAGGCATGCCGGGGACGGCCGAAGCCCAAAGGAAGTCAACGCCGACGGCCAGTAAAACCTACAAGATACGCAAGGGGGATACCCTGTGGGCGATTTCCCGGCGTTTCGGCACCGGCGAGAAAGAACTGCGGGCCTGGAACGGTTTGACCGCCAAAAGTACCCTGCGTCCCGGCCAGATTCTCAAGGTGGCCAAGGTCAAGGCCGCCGGGAAAAAGACGGCCGCCGTCAAGGGGGAGCGCAAGATCGTCTACCGGGTCAAATCGGGGGATACCCTGTCGGCCATTGGCCGCAAATTTGCGGTTTCGGCGGAGCGGATTCAGAGCTGGAACCGGTTGGCGAAGAATCACATCCTGCGCCCGGGCGACAAGCTGACCCTTTTGGTGCGCGATGGCAATCGCAGCTGA